The following DNA comes from Brassica napus cultivar Da-Ae unplaced genomic scaffold, Da-Ae ScsIHWf_74;HRSCAF=135, whole genome shotgun sequence.
ATACTATACGTGTGCGAATGTAGATGATGGTGATTGCCATATATGGAAATGGTGGGACCAAGCTGTaatggaggagatgagagccCGGGATTCTCACACACTTCAGTTGGCTGAGAAGGTTGATTATCTTGCCGGTATGAGTGACTACGGGACAGAGCTTAACCTTCTTAAGGATCACCAATACGAGACTCAGCAAAAACTGGTGAGGCTAGAATCACTCGTGTCCGACATAGGTAATAAGAAATTAACCTCTTCCTTTGGCTTTGGCTTTCAATACGTTGTAGGTCTTCTCGTGATTGTGGTAGTCATAATAGGCTGCTTAATGGTTCGTTAGTCATGGTCTCGTCTATTTTACATGATCTAGGTTGAATTATGGATTATGTGTAATGTGTAATGACTTTGTACTGAATTTGTAACCTTATGTAATGACTTAATGTATCAACTTTGAATTATGGATTATGCGTTATGTGTAATGTATCAACTTTGAATTATTTATGTGTAATGCATGTGGCTTTTGGTTTGATCCCGTGACTTACCTATACTACCGACATCTCCTTCCTCTCAATATGATCCCGTGAATTTGTACTGACATCCACCATCCCCTCTTTGCTATCCCGTGAGTTTACAGCAGTCAGTAAATACAAAAATGCACCACTTCAAAAAATCCTATAAGTAGAAGTGTGCgtttatttatttgaaaatcACCACTTCTCAATCTATTCTCAAAACAAtttctctcttttaaaaattgtttatggcatcttcttcccattatcattatcataatgatgatgatgatgataatgaattTGAAACTCTAGTTGAAGAATGCTTTCAAATCCCTGATAATATTCCCGaaccaaaagagagaaaaaaaacgcATTTATATCGAGAGAAACCGGGAAAAAGGTCACATTCAGCTTTGGAATGATTACTTTTCTGAAACTCCAACATATCCTCCTAATATTTTCCGTCGGCGATTTCGAATGACCAAACCATTGTTCTTGCGTATTGTGCATCGTCTTGCTACAGAAGTAGAGTATTTTCAACAATGCGAAGATGCTGTCGGACGGGCTAGTCTATCTCCGCTCCAAAAATGTACCGCTGCAATTCGTcaattggcgtatggtggtggGTCTGATACAGTTGACGAGTATGTACGAATTGGTGAAACTACAGCTCGGAAATGTTTGTATCAATTTACTGCCGGAATTgtccagttgtttggcgatgaatATCTTAGACGTCCCACCCCGGAGGATCTGGAAAGACTACTCCATATTGGAGAAGAACGTGGATTTCCAGGGATGGTTGGAAGTATCGATTGCATGCATTGGCAGTGGAAGAATTgccccaccgcttggaaaggtaTGTATTCACGAGGAACCGGAAAACCAACAATTGTGTTGGAGGCGGTAGCTTCACAGgacctctggatatggcacgcgttttttggagctccaggtactatgaacgatcttaatattcttgaccgttcacctgtttttgatgaaattatAAACGGAAACGCTCCGGAAGTCAATTTCTATGTCAACGGAAGTGAGTACCATTTGGGTTACTATCTGGCGGATGGTATTTATCCCAAATGGGCtacttttattcaatctatccgaCTCCCGCAAGGTCCAAAAAATAGCTTATTTGCTCAAAAACAAGAAGCCGTGCGAAAAGATGTTGAGCGCGCCTTCGGAGTTCTGCAAGCAAGATTCGCAGTTGTTAGAAATCCATCTAATTTATGggataaatataaaataggaAATATTATGAAAGCATGTATAATACttcataatatgattgtcgaaaATGAACGAGGTTCATACACTCAGCACGCTTCAGAAtttcaacaaggagaagatGTGGATCCTACATTTGTAGTCAGGAGGAGTACAAATCTCGGTACTATATTGGGTCGTCGAGCAGAAGTTCGGGATAAACAAAGCcatcaacaattaaaaaaagatttgattgaaaatatatgggATAAATTTGGAAATCTCCCGAATAActacaatgtttagaaaaaTTTGGAcggaaaaattattaaataaaatgtatgTTCCTGTTTTTTTCcatgtttgtatttttttttccaactttgtaattttctcatattttcagttttaataatgttttatatgttttattttaaattttccttttatatGTCATTActtacttaaataaataattatttagctAAGAAACTTTAGAAAGTCCTACCAATAATCTAATTATTGACAATTGTCCTTAACTATTGTCCTTAACcacaaaataacatttatttattgTAAGGACTTTGAAATTGGTCCTTGCAATAATCATGCTCTCAGCACTTGAAACTGAAGTGGTCAAGACTATGCGTTGATCCTCTCTAGGGCTGGGAGTTTCTGTTGCGGCAGTATAACGATCTTTTTGGTGATAGTTTTATGACACCACCGTGCTGTTTTTTCTTCAACAAGTAACAACTACTGTCTGTTAGAAATTTAGGTTCTACCAATTCTATGTTTATTTTACTTCTTTTTAAGGGCGaagagtttataatacatttattTGCCTGTTTACGGATCCTCAAGCAATAGTCGTGACAAAGACAGCAATATGCTATACAAACTGAAAAGAAGGTTAGGGTAGGAGATAATGCTTGGAGAAATAAAATACATTGTCTCCTCAGAGATCTTATTAGAGCATTTAGTGTAGCAGATAAGAGGTAAGGTGAtaccaaaagaagaagatgatccaTGTGCCAAGAGACAATCCATAAAAAGAATAAACTCTACAACACATTGCTTTCTTTTCTTTGGACTCTGTACTAATTTGGAGTTTCTTGCAAGAACATGAATCCTTTTGTTCAAAATTCTACAGACAATTCTCACATCGACATCAATAGTGAAACAAATGCAGTAACCAAGATGTTTAATTACTCTGAACTCTTAAGTGAATCCCACAGAACACCCAAATCGACATTACCTCCTGGGAGTACAATCCCTATGTTTTTACAATCTTTCCAACAAGGATTGCTACGGAAACTAGTTGATAAAACTGCTGCTAGGCCAATGGCACCACTTGGTTCCACAGAGACTTTCAGCATCTCATAGCACATTCTCATGGCTTCAATTATTTCCCCATCCTCCACAACTACAACACCATCTACCATATCTCTCACTACAGGCctaatagaaagaaaaaaaaacatgttttcagaCAGTAACATTTTATGTTCTATAGAAGTAAGGATTAGAGGTACCATGTTAAGTCTCCTAGAGAAGCACGAAGGCCATCCGCTATGGTATTAGCCACAGGTAAAGTGATGATTCTACCAGCAACCTTAGACTGAGCCGCATCATCAGCTCCTTTTGGTTCAGCTGCTATAATCCGGATGCTCGGCTTAATTGACTTAGCAGCCAGCGCCACACCAGAGATCAAACCCCCCCCGCTTATCGGCACAATTATAGTGTCAATCTCTTGGATTTGCTCCAACAGTTCCAACGCAACAGTACCCTGACCACTGTTCAAAGAAGTATGCATAAGATTTGAAGATTCATACAAATTTTTGAATCACTAGTATCAAGAAAAAGCGAAGTACCTTATGATGCGTCCATCATTATATGGGTGGATGAGAACAGAACCTGTTTCGTGCAAAACTCTGGAAGCTACTTCCTCTCGAGAAGACATTGTTGCTTCACTCCATATAACCTTACCACCATACCGGATCACATTATCTACTTTGCACTTCGGAGCACCTTTTGGTACAACGATATACGCAGGGATCCCCTGCATCTTCGCAGCCAAAGACAACGCAGCAGCATGGTTTCCACTGGTACAACAAAACTCAACAGCAAGTAAGGGACTAACAAGTGAACGCAAAGTGTATCATTAGCTATAACACACACAAATCAAGAAGATAGTAGAGAACCTGCTGTGTGTTACAACCCCTTTGGCTGCTTGTTCAGCATCAAGAGACAAGACAGCATTGCATGCTCCACGAAACTTGAAAGCTCCACTTGTTTTTTCAGACAATAAACAGAGAAGGGAAGTAAGTAATTAATACTCGGAACAAAAAGGAGGGAAACTTTAAGAGATAATAAGTAAAGTCTCACCCTTTCTGAAAGCACTCGCACTTAAAGAACAAGCTTCTTCCAGAGATTGAATTCAAGGATTCAGATGTTAGCACTGGAGTTTTGTGTATGTACGGCTTGATACGTTCATGAGCTTTCTTTATGGAAGATAAATCCGCAGCATATTCATGCCTCTTCTTTGCTTCCATTTCTTAAAGGACTTACTGTCTGATTAGATTTGGAAATGGGATTTTTTGTAGATTTCAGAGAACATAGATGTTGTCTTGTTTCAATTATCTCTGAAAACGACAGCATGATGTTTGGATCTAGAACAGAGAACGTTGCGCtgttttccaaaataaaacGTCGTGAACTGACTGTGTATATTAACAAAACTGTCGCATATTTTCTTTTGCTTAGCTTTTACTTACTTTTTAGCCAACGTGCTTCCAGACTTTTGTTTAATGGATTTTATTAGAATTGAGTTTTAATGGATTATGATGTacttttcataaaaaataagCTTAAACCAAATCCGAAACTTTTTATTTGGCTTTTGAAGTACTCATAGCTTCGTCTCTTCTTCCTCAGTTCTTCACCACCACCTCGCTTCGCCTAAAGACTATTTGATCCAAACACAATTCTTTGATAgattttatattgattttaaaaagtttcaAATCTGTTTTTTATCTTTGTTCCAAGTGTGAATAATtagaaattgttttataaagatAGTGGAAACGTTCTACAATTTGGATACTCAttcaattttttacttttataattttcgtCATGTCTTTCCACCGCTATCATTTCTATCACAAATTAGTCATCTGGTCCAACTATTAAAGTGTTTGTTTAAAGACCAGTTGAAACAATATTCAATTACAAacgcacacacacacatatatatatatatataattatatactgATGATTGAGAAAATTGAATAATAAGAGCATATCATAAATAATCAACAAATAAAGTAATAGTGGAAAAAATATTCTCAATATAATATTACTTCTTGACTTTCTATAACTTGTGTAAAAAATGATTTCAATGGATATAAACTGGATTATGGTTACCATCAATTATATAttgtcaaatatattattttatacatgACTAATTAGGTTATATTTAAATCTAGTTTGGAGTTCAATATTTATATGCTATTGTCTGCAACCGCAAACATTTACATaaatgaatttttgtttttgagcgGTAAAACATAGTTCAAAACAATACAAGACGATTTATACAACTGTTTCAAAACATTGCTTACTGCTATCATATAGAAAACCAATAAAATCCTTAGAATACATATTATGATGTAGTAAcacatatttgtatataataaatGATTGTGGCTTTATTGATTTTTCTATATTACTAGTATATAGTAATATTATACACTCtctatgtatcattttaaagaGTGTTTAAGGtttttcacaaatattaaaaaatacaaacactacaagaaaacacaagttttacgagggcagttttcctcgttacttcgtcgtaaaagcagtgttacgacgaattagcgaggaaacgcgtttcgtcgttatacgtttgtcgtaacgcatatatcctcgctaattcgtcgtaagttagcgaggaaataatttcgtcgtaaaagcgaaggaggatatttcgtcgtaaagaccacgtaaagattccacgtaaggacgtcgctaagtttcctcgtaaataccacgaaaagctttcctcgtaaaacccacgtaaataaatactcgtaaaattaacgtaaataccttgagagctttccacgtaaagaaaacGTAAAAACCTTGATAGATTTCCACGTTATTTCCAtgtaaatgtttcctcgtaaaaaccacgttaagcttccacgtaaagaagccgcaaaattagctacgaatttacttcgtttcattattttatagaaatataaaaaattataattataaatataatttaaattatttaaattattaataaaattaaaattctaaaaaaatcaaaaccaaaatattttatatataaataagttttgaattcataatacaagaaccgaaattaaaaagaactaagggtggTCGTTAATTAATCGCctcgtagaattcatcactcctcgcctgaacatccgcctcggcatgtgagtcgtcggtcggtgactggcctgggataggattttgttgtcgcatggtcctcaacaaagtcgcccattccggatttgtggccgctacaacgtccaagaagccctcgagtccacccatacgagatcgcagctgagtagactctatacgcagctgagtagactctctacgcagctcttcggactccctacgcagctgagagacttcctcatcccgtcgctgaacataagacgatgtcgctctcggaacatcgttgacggaaccaatccccaacgtccgtcccttttttttagggacaaccttaaaaacaaaaaataaattttgttagtaaaaatttaaagttaaattaaatgaatatttaaaaaaattaaaattttagaaaatttacctcctcgtaaagcttatcca
Coding sequences within:
- the LOC125605326 gene encoding putative nuclease HARBI1 isoform X1 — its product is MTKPLFLRIVHRLATEVEYFQQCEDAVGRASLSPLQKCTAAIRQLAYGGGSDTVDEYVRIGETTARKCLYQFTAGIVQLFGDEYLRRPTPEDLERLLHIGEERGFPGMVGSIDCMHWQWKNCPTAWKGMYSRGTGKPTIVLEAVASQDLWIWHAFFGAPGTMNDLNILDRSPVFDEIINGNAPEVNFYVNGSEYHLGYYLADGIYPKWATFIQSIRLPQGPKNSLFAQKQEAVRKDVERAFGVLQARFAVVRNPSNLWDKYKIGNIMKACIILHNMIVENERGSYTQHASEFQQGEDVDPTFVVRRSTNLGTILGRRAEVRDKQSHQQLKKDLIENIWDKFGNLPNNYNV
- the LOC125605327 gene encoding serine racemase-like, translated to MEAKKRHEYAADLSSIKKAHERIKPYIHKTPVLTSESLNSISGRSLFFKCECFQKGGAFKFRGACNAVLSLDAEQAAKGVVTHSSGNHAAALSLAAKMQGIPAYIVVPKGAPKCKVDNVIRYGGKVIWSEATMSSREEVASRVLHETGSVLIHPYNDGRIISGQGTVALELLEQIQEIDTIIVPISGGGLISGVALAAKSIKPSIRIIAAEPKGADDAAQSKVAGRIITLPVANTIADGLRASLGDLTWPVVRDMVDGVVVVEDGEIIEAMRMCYEMLKVSVEPSGAIGLAAVLSTSFRSNPCWKDCKNIGIVLPGGNVDLGVLWDSLKSSE
- the LOC125605326 gene encoding uncharacterized protein LOC125605326 isoform X2, coding for MGLDYSYSQPTSSEAYGDNAADSGFSETEELIRQDQAELDTQRTTVQFPPQPEVEFGFPQTCYCGARPLLATSLSRNNQGRLYYTCANVDDGDCHIWKWWDQAVMEEMRARDSHTLQLAEKVDYLAGMSDYGTELNLLKDHQYETQQKLVRLESLVSDIGNKKLTSSFGFGFQYVVGLLVIVVVIIGCLMVR